The window TTCGCCCCCGAAGAGGGCCAGACGCTCGGCGAGGTGGAGGGCACGTCGCGCGACAGCGCCCTGGCTCCCGCGCTCGTGCAGCGCACCTATCCGACGGGCGACGGCGACGCTACGGCGGTCGAGCTGTACGTGAACGAGGCCGACTTCCCGCGCGTCTTCGCGGGCGACCTGTCTCCTGAGCAGGGCGCGGTCCTCGGCTCCGCACAGCGTCCCGTCGCCGCCGCGGCCTTCGACGAGAAGAACGGCGCACCCGCCTGGAAGAACCTGCCGTCGTGGGCCGTCGTCGCGACCGGGGACAAGGCCGCGGGGTCGGATGTGCTGCTCGGGATGGCGAAGCAGGCCGGGGCCCAGCTCACCACGCTGGAGGGCTCGCACCTGATCATGATCTCCCAGCCGCGCGCCGTGGCCGACGTGATCCTCGGGGCCATCCAATCGGTGAGCCGATGACGGACGACGCGCACGACGCGCTGGCCGGCCGCCTCAAGCGCACCGAGGTGCAGCGGCGGACGTCGTCCATCCCCGGCCGCATCATCGTGCAGGTGCTCACCGAGATCCCGGACGGCGTCGAGTCCGGCTGGCACACGCATCCCGGCGAGGAGGTCGGCTACATCGTCGCCGGCTCCGTCGAGATGCGGATCAGCGGAGCGGACACCCTGCACCTCGAAGCGGGCTCCGGGTTCCTGATCCCGCCCGGGACGCCGCACAACGCCAAGGATGTGGGGCCGGGCACCGGCCGGATGCTGTCCACGTACCTGGTGGATCCGGACGCACCGCTGGCGAGCTTCGTCGACCCGCCGGGATAGCCGACCTCAGCGCCGCTCGACCGCGGCGTCCGCCCGCCGTAGCACGCTCTCGGCGCGACGGGCGCCGCGGCGGACGCTGGTGACCAGCACGAGCGACCGGACGGCGACCGCGAGCACCACCGCGGTGGGCAGCGCGACCACCAGCCACGCGACGAGCTGCCACCCGGCGAAGCCCGCGATCGACAGCCACTCGACGCCGTACCCCGCCGCGGCCGCCACCGGGAACGTGAACGACCAGAATCCCAGAGAGAACGGGAGCACCCGGTAGCGCGTGATCAGCGCGAGCTGCTGCAGGGCCATCAGCACGAGGAGGCCGAGCAGTGCCGTCGAGACCGCGTCCGCGTGCTCACCGTTCATCGTGAACCACGCGGTGCCGGCGACGGCGGGCGGAGCGAGCAGGATGGCGCAGGTCGGCGTGAGCGCCGCCGGCAGCGGCGGGAAGAACGCCAGCCGCGCGAGCAGGACGGTCGAGATCACGACCCAGAAGAAGATTCCGACCGCGAAGGCCGCCATCGCGACTCCCGGCAGCCCGACCTTGAACGAGGTCGTCGCCCCGATCAGGCCCGCGGCGACCGTCGGGAGCA is drawn from Leifsonia shinshuensis and contains these coding sequences:
- a CDS encoding cupin domain-containing protein, giving the protein MTDDAHDALAGRLKRTEVQRRTSSIPGRIIVQVLTEIPDGVESGWHTHPGEEVGYIVAGSVEMRISGADTLHLEAGSGFLIPPGTPHNAKDVGPGTGRMLSTYLVDPDAPLASFVDPPG
- a CDS encoding transporter, translated to MSTTAGDTAGTPARRRSAQRIPLNTLAIAFGLAGLAGVWTTAGRLLGVPELIGQLLWVVVLVAWLWLIVAHLRRGARSAETLAAQLRHPAQGPIAALVPVVGMLLGADLYRFVPVAGLVVVVVSLVVAAGFAGWILAYWHTGSLPPEAFHGGYLLPTVAAGLIGATTSFKVGLPGVAMAAFAVGIFFWVVISTVLLARLAFFPPLPAALTPTCAILLAPPAVAGTAWFTMNGEHADAVSTALLGLLVLMALQQLALITRYRVLPFSLGFWSFTFPVAAAAGYGVEWLSIAGFAGWQLVAWLVVALPTAVVLAVAVRSLVLVTSVRRGARRAESVLRRADAAVERR
- a CDS encoding alpha/beta hydrolase, with the protein product MTDEQSTGMTVVLVHGAFADAGSWAAVTQLLQAEGVHVLAPAVPLRGLLSDAAYLRHMLTQLDGTFLLVGHSYGGAVITNAATGVDAVKGLVFVSGFAPEEGQTLGEVEGTSRDSALAPALVQRTYPTGDGDATAVELYVNEADFPRVFAGDLSPEQGAVLGSAQRPVAAAAFDEKNGAPAWKNLPSWAVVATGDKAAGSDVLLGMAKQAGAQLTTLEGSHLIMISQPRAVADVILGAIQSVSR